Proteins from one Dehalococcoidales bacterium genomic window:
- a CDS encoding acetyl-CoA decarbonylase/synthase complex subunit delta, producing MAFEVPKTKYSGKIKEITLGKGNKAVMVGGEAVYPFYLFEGQMPNLPKIAMEVYDSPPDGWAEAALEPFAGVTDDPVAWAQKCISDYGAEMICLQLLSTDPNGLDRGAEEAAKVVKKVADAIDVPLIVWGTANHEKDTDVLRAVAELCQGKSLVLGPVEEGDHKRIGAAAIGYQHAVAASTPIDINLAKQLNILLGNLGVPDKSMVIDPTVSGIGYGIEYCYSVMERIRMAALTQQDDKLQFPIICNIAKEVWKTKEAKMTEADDPLLGDPRKRGILMEAMSAAALLVAGADVLVMRHPEAIKLVREMIAELSAA from the coding sequence GCGGGGAAGCAGTCTACCCCTTTTACCTTTTTGAAGGGCAGATGCCTAACCTGCCTAAGATTGCCATGGAAGTCTACGACTCGCCCCCTGACGGATGGGCTGAGGCAGCCCTGGAGCCTTTTGCCGGGGTCACTGATGACCCCGTTGCCTGGGCACAGAAGTGCATCAGTGATTACGGGGCGGAGATGATATGCCTTCAGTTACTGAGTACTGATCCTAACGGACTTGACCGGGGGGCGGAGGAAGCCGCCAAGGTGGTCAAGAAGGTGGCGGATGCTATTGATGTCCCTCTGATTGTCTGGGGGACGGCCAACCACGAAAAAGATACCGATGTCTTGAGAGCGGTAGCTGAGCTTTGCCAGGGGAAGAGCCTGGTTCTGGGGCCGGTTGAAGAGGGGGACCACAAACGTATCGGGGCGGCGGCTATCGGCTACCAGCACGCGGTGGCGGCATCAACACCGATTGATATTAACCTCGCCAAGCAGCTCAATATACTGCTGGGTAACCTGGGTGTTCCTGACAAGTCGATGGTAATAGACCCTACTGTCAGCGGCATTGGCTACGGTATTGAGTACTGCTACTCGGTAATGGAGCGCATCCGGATGGCTGCCCTGACGCAGCAGGATGATAAGCTCCAGTTCCCTATTATCTGTAATATTGCCAAGGAGGTCTGGAAAACTAAAGAAGCGAAAATGACTGAAGCCGATGACCCTCTGCTGGGAGACCCCAGGAAAAGGGGTATTCTGATGGAGGCAATGTCAGCGGCAGCTTTGCTTGTCGCCGGGGCTGATGTCCTGGTGATGAGACACCCGGAAGCAATAAAATTGGTCCGGGAGATGATTGCCGAGTTATCGGCTGCGTAA
- the cooS gene encoding anaerobic carbon-monoxide dehydrogenase catalytic subunit has translation MAEKEVKSIDQATVEMIEKAAEEGISTAFERAAKMTACPIGAEGSCCSLCDMGPCRVPLPRGKEETPEDKKKRRGVCGATVETIAARNFVRKIAAGTASHGDHGREVAKVFLEVAKGEAPGFEIKDEQKLLQLALDLGIEIGDRSNNEIAVDIGEALMKDFGKQEGELLFLKRAPLKRQELWRQQGVAPRGVDREVAEAMHRTHMGTDQDYRSLLRHGVRTALADGWGGSMIATELQDILFGTPSPVHSKINLGVLKDDEVNIIIHGHEPYLAEVIAVVSQDPELVEYAKSKGAKGINLAGMCCTANEILMRHGVPVAGNFLQQELAIVTGAVEAMVVDVQCIMQGLVEVASCFHTKVITTDRRAHIEGATHIEFDEHTAVESAKTIIRAAIDNFPNRGDKVRIPSYTTDMIAGFSHETINYLLGGLFRASYRPLNDNIINGRIRGVAGVVGCSNVRVTHDDVHVTLVKELIKNDVLVVETGCAAMACGKAGLLTPEAARQYAGEGLASVCEAVGIPPVLHLGACIDNSRILMAATAMVKDGGLGDDISDLPVAGAAPEWMSEKAIAIGQYVVGSGIFTVFGAGWPTIGSKTVTDYLFKDMEGMYGAMWAWEPDPLKMAKMMIDHIDKKRKALGIDKARERVLYDMAMRRELEAV, from the coding sequence ATGGCAGAGAAAGAAGTTAAGAGTATTGACCAGGCTACGGTCGAGATGATCGAAAAAGCGGCTGAAGAAGGGATTAGCACCGCCTTTGAGAGGGCGGCAAAGATGACCGCCTGTCCCATCGGGGCTGAGGGGAGTTGTTGCAGCCTTTGTGACATGGGCCCCTGCCGGGTGCCGCTGCCCAGAGGCAAGGAGGAGACCCCGGAGGACAAGAAGAAGAGGAGGGGGGTCTGCGGGGCTACCGTGGAGACTATCGCCGCCCGCAATTTTGTGCGCAAGATAGCCGCCGGGACCGCTTCCCACGGCGACCACGGCCGTGAGGTGGCCAAGGTCTTCCTGGAGGTGGCTAAAGGCGAAGCCCCCGGTTTTGAAATCAAGGACGAGCAGAAACTGCTCCAGTTAGCTCTGGACCTGGGCATCGAAATCGGCGACCGCAGCAACAATGAAATCGCCGTTGATATTGGCGAAGCCCTGATGAAGGATTTCGGCAAGCAGGAGGGAGAGCTCCTCTTCTTGAAGCGGGCGCCCCTGAAGCGCCAGGAACTATGGCGGCAACAGGGAGTTGCTCCCAGGGGCGTGGACAGGGAGGTGGCTGAGGCGATGCACCGTACCCACATGGGGACTGACCAGGACTACCGTAGCCTGTTGCGCCACGGTGTCCGGACGGCCCTGGCTGACGGCTGGGGAGGCAGCATGATTGCCACCGAGCTTCAGGATATTCTCTTCGGGACACCGTCACCGGTGCACAGCAAGATAAACCTTGGCGTACTTAAAGATGATGAGGTCAACATTATCATTCACGGCCATGAACCTTATCTGGCTGAGGTAATCGCCGTTGTGTCTCAGGATCCCGAGCTTGTTGAATACGCTAAATCTAAAGGCGCCAAGGGGATAAACCTGGCGGGTATGTGCTGTACCGCCAACGAGATATTGATGCGTCACGGCGTACCGGTTGCCGGAAACTTCCTGCAGCAGGAACTGGCGATTGTTACCGGGGCGGTGGAAGCGATGGTGGTTGATGTGCAGTGTATCATGCAGGGGCTGGTCGAGGTTGCCAGTTGTTTCCACACCAAGGTTATTACCACCGACCGCCGTGCCCATATTGAGGGCGCCACTCATATCGAGTTCGATGAACACACTGCCGTTGAGTCGGCCAAGACCATAATCAGGGCGGCCATTGATAATTTCCCCAACCGGGGCGATAAGGTCCGTATTCCCAGTTATACAACTGACATGATTGCCGGCTTCAGCCATGAGACCATCAACTACCTGCTCGGCGGTCTCTTCCGCGCTTCCTACCGGCCCCTGAACGATAACATTATTAACGGGCGTATCCGGGGCGTTGCCGGAGTGGTCGGCTGCAGTAATGTCCGGGTGACCCATGACGATGTCCATGTTACCCTGGTCAAAGAGCTTATCAAGAATGACGTACTGGTGGTCGAGACCGGCTGTGCGGCTATGGCTTGCGGCAAGGCGGGCTTGCTCACTCCGGAGGCGGCCAGACAATACGCCGGTGAAGGGCTGGCTTCCGTCTGCGAAGCGGTCGGTATTCCGCCGGTGTTACATCTCGGCGCCTGTATTGATAACAGCCGTATCCTGATGGCGGCCACCGCCATGGTCAAGGATGGTGGTCTGGGTGATGACATCAGCGACCTGCCGGTAGCCGGGGCGGCGCCGGAATGGATGAGCGAAAAAGCGATCGCCATCGGCCAGTATGTCGTTGGCTCGGGAATATTTACCGTGTTCGGAGCAGGCTGGCCCACCATCGGCAGTAAGACGGTAACTGACTACCTGTTTAAGGACATGGAAGGGATGTACGGTGCCATGTGGGCCTGGGAACCTGACCCGCTGAAGATGGCGAAGATGATGATCGACCATATCGACAAGAAGCGCAAGGCCCTCGGCATTGATAAGGCCAGGGAGCGGGTGCTTTACGACATGGCGATGAGAAGGGAGCTTGAGGCGGTCTAG
- the acsB gene encoding acetyl-CoA decarbonylase/synthase complex subunit alpha/beta: MSKIIASAAIRGAHKIFNRAEEKWQQAMDKWGPNEPVGFPNTAYYLPVIYGILGAKVEKLGDMEPILKKCKSILPPPVKEQYALPYLAPALDAGMVTFFAEEIIEAIRYLEQPDFYTKQEDVTADNIWLGAADDVILRKRGVEFVDGTAPGFAAILGAAPSPEIAARIAQELQKKNLYVFMGGEYNGKRFSEQLLEAGVQIGWGTRLVSFGPDTSATVFAMGFATRAAMSFGGIQPGEYRKILIYNKDRIFAFALPLGYVTDEWYANAAGAINWGFPTIADTPIPEVLPTGLTTYEHVVSNIPHDQLVAKAIEVRGLKVTVTEVPIPVAFGAAFEGERVRGEDIYLEAGGGRTPMVEWVSSKRMDEVEDGRIEVIGPELTDVPAGSRLPLAITVEVAGREMQEDYEPILERQIHHLINYAQGAMHIGQRDIAWLRVGKQAVEKGFKLSHIGTILHAKLHQDFGRIFDKMQVKLYTEEDKVKEMVEKAREVYQHRDARIEGMTDETTDMYYSCTLCQSFAPGHVCVISPERTGLCGSYNWMDCKASFEINPTGPNQPVPKGDVIDAKLGQWKGVNEFVYKASRGKIDHYNFYSLVNDPMTTCGCCECIAAVLPMSNGVMTVNREYTGETPCGMKFTTLAGTIGGGISTPGFVGHGKYNITQRKFIAGDGALLRMVWMPKMLKEEIGDRLKARAAELGVPDLLDMIADETVGVTEEDILPFLQEKGHPALTMDPILG, from the coding sequence ATGTCTAAAATAATTGCGTCAGCAGCAATCAGAGGCGCGCACAAGATTTTCAATCGCGCGGAGGAAAAGTGGCAACAGGCGATGGACAAGTGGGGACCCAATGAACCGGTGGGGTTCCCCAATACCGCCTATTACCTGCCGGTGATATATGGAATCCTGGGCGCCAAGGTGGAAAAACTGGGGGACATGGAGCCGATCCTGAAAAAGTGTAAATCAATCCTGCCCCCCCCGGTTAAGGAGCAGTACGCTCTACCCTATCTGGCGCCGGCCCTTGACGCCGGTATGGTGACCTTCTTCGCCGAGGAGATTATCGAAGCGATACGCTATCTTGAGCAGCCTGACTTTTATACCAAGCAGGAAGATGTCACCGCGGACAATATCTGGCTGGGTGCGGCTGATGATGTTATCCTGAGAAAAAGGGGCGTGGAGTTTGTTGATGGTACTGCCCCCGGCTTTGCCGCCATACTCGGGGCGGCGCCCAGTCCGGAAATAGCCGCCAGGATTGCTCAGGAACTCCAGAAGAAGAACCTGTACGTCTTTATGGGCGGTGAATATAACGGCAAAAGGTTCTCGGAGCAACTTCTCGAAGCCGGAGTCCAGATTGGCTGGGGAACACGCCTGGTCTCATTCGGGCCGGATACCAGCGCCACCGTCTTTGCCATGGGCTTTGCTACCCGGGCGGCGATGTCTTTCGGCGGTATCCAGCCGGGCGAGTACCGGAAAATCCTCATCTACAATAAAGACCGCATCTTCGCTTTCGCTCTGCCGCTGGGCTACGTAACTGATGAATGGTATGCCAATGCCGCCGGGGCCATTAACTGGGGGTTCCCTACTATCGCCGATACGCCTATCCCCGAGGTCCTGCCCACCGGCCTGACCACATACGAGCACGTTGTTTCCAATATCCCACACGACCAGCTGGTGGCGAAGGCGATAGAGGTCAGAGGCCTGAAAGTGACGGTGACGGAAGTGCCGATACCGGTGGCTTTTGGCGCTGCCTTCGAGGGTGAGAGAGTCCGGGGTGAAGATATCTATCTGGAGGCCGGTGGCGGCCGTACCCCGATGGTGGAGTGGGTGAGCAGCAAGCGGATGGATGAGGTGGAGGACGGCAGGATTGAGGTAATCGGGCCGGAATTGACCGATGTCCCCGCCGGTTCCAGACTGCCCCTGGCGATTACTGTTGAAGTTGCCGGCAGGGAGATGCAGGAGGACTACGAGCCGATTCTGGAGAGGCAGATTCACCACCTGATTAACTATGCCCAGGGGGCGATGCATATCGGCCAGAGGGATATTGCCTGGCTGCGGGTCGGTAAACAGGCGGTGGAAAAGGGTTTTAAACTCTCGCATATCGGGACTATTCTCCACGCCAAACTGCACCAGGACTTCGGGCGGATATTTGATAAGATGCAGGTTAAACTCTATACCGAAGAGGATAAAGTCAAAGAAATGGTGGAGAAGGCTAGAGAGGTGTACCAGCATCGGGATGCTCGTATTGAAGGCATGACCGATGAAACTACTGATATGTACTATTCCTGCACCCTCTGCCAGTCATTTGCTCCCGGTCACGTCTGTGTTATCAGTCCGGAAAGGACCGGGCTCTGCGGCTCTTATAACTGGATGGACTGTAAAGCTTCCTTTGAGATTAATCCCACCGGGCCTAACCAGCCGGTGCCGAAAGGGGATGTAATTGATGCCAAGCTGGGGCAATGGAAAGGTGTCAACGAGTTTGTCTATAAGGCTTCCCGCGGGAAGATAGACCATTACAACTTCTACAGCCTGGTCAATGACCCGATGACCACCTGCGGTTGCTGTGAGTGTATTGCGGCGGTGTTGCCGATGTCCAATGGTGTCATGACGGTGAACCGGGAGTACACGGGAGAGACCCCCTGCGGGATGAAGTTCACCACCTTGGCCGGGACTATCGGCGGTGGTATCAGCACCCCCGGCTTCGTGGGTCACGGCAAGTATAATATCACCCAGAGGAAGTTCATCGCCGGTGATGGCGCATTGCTAAGAATGGTCTGGATGCCCAAGATGCTGAAGGAAGAGATTGGCGACCGGCTTAAAGCCAGGGCGGCGGAGCTGGGTGTTCCTGACCTGCTCGATATGATTGCCGATGAGACCGTTGGCGTCACTGAAGAGGATATCCTGCCATTCCTGCAGGAGAAAGGGCATCCTGCCCTGACCATGGACCCGATACTGGGCTGA
- the acsC gene encoding acetyl-CoA decarbonylase/synthase complex subunit gamma, with amino-acid sequence MPLTGIEIFKLLPKTNCGECGVPTCLAFAMNLAAGKAELAACPHVSEQAKANLQEASAPPIRPVTIGVGDRALKVGGETVLFRHEKRFENPPGLALLIKDTMDDAEIDARLGRFKQLQYERVGLTLRPELVALKAESGDAAKFATLVNKVTQNSDASIILMSDNPDILAAGVKACADRKPLLYAATKDNLDQVAALAKENKCPVAAKASGLEELAELTTKLNGAGVNDIVIDSGARTLRQAFEEQIIIRSAALTKKFRPLGFPTIVFPCEMTDDPMKEAVIASIFVAKYGGIIVLSDFRGESLFPLLVERLNIYTDPQRPLATTQGIYEIGNVDENSPVLITTNFSLTYFIVSGEIESSKVPTHLLVMDTEGLSVMTAWAAGKFSADVIGPFVKKSGIMDKVKHHKLIIPGYAAAESGGLEEELPGWEIMVGPREGANIPAYLKSWKP; translated from the coding sequence ATGCCGCTTACGGGAATAGAGATATTTAAGCTGCTACCCAAGACGAACTGCGGCGAATGCGGGGTACCCACCTGCCTGGCTTTTGCTATGAACCTGGCTGCCGGAAAGGCGGAGCTGGCGGCCTGTCCTCATGTTTCTGAACAGGCGAAAGCTAACCTGCAGGAAGCCTCAGCCCCGCCCATCAGGCCGGTTACCATTGGCGTTGGGGACCGTGCCCTGAAGGTCGGTGGTGAGACGGTGCTGTTCCGCCATGAAAAGAGGTTTGAGAACCCTCCTGGGCTGGCGCTCCTTATCAAGGACACTATGGACGATGCTGAAATTGATGCCCGGCTGGGCAGGTTCAAGCAACTTCAGTACGAGAGAGTGGGGCTTACCCTCCGTCCGGAACTGGTGGCGCTCAAAGCCGAATCCGGAGACGCCGCTAAATTTGCGACGCTGGTCAATAAGGTGACACAGAACAGTGATGCCAGTATCATTCTGATGAGTGATAACCCTGATATTCTGGCAGCCGGTGTCAAGGCTTGCGCCGACCGCAAGCCACTGCTCTATGCGGCGACTAAAGATAATCTGGACCAGGTTGCGGCACTGGCTAAAGAAAACAAGTGTCCCGTTGCCGCTAAGGCTTCCGGTCTGGAGGAACTGGCTGAGCTGACCACCAAATTAAACGGGGCCGGGGTCAATGATATTGTCATCGATTCCGGGGCGAGGACGCTCCGCCAGGCATTTGAGGAGCAGATAATTATCCGCAGTGCCGCTCTGACCAAGAAGTTCCGTCCTCTGGGTTTTCCGACAATCGTTTTCCCCTGTGAAATGACCGATGACCCGATGAAGGAAGCCGTCATCGCCTCGATATTTGTAGCCAAGTATGGCGGCATCATCGTTCTCTCCGATTTCCGGGGTGAGAGCTTGTTCCCGCTGCTTGTGGAAAGACTGAACATCTATACTGACCCGCAGCGGCCGCTGGCGACCACTCAGGGAATCTACGAGATTGGAAACGTCGACGAGAACTCCCCGGTGCTGATTACCACTAACTTTTCTCTCACCTATTTCATCGTTTCCGGTGAGATTGAATCCAGCAAAGTCCCCACCCATCTTCTGGTTATGGACACCGAGGGGCTTTCCGTGATGACCGCCTGGGCGGCCGGGAAATTCTCCGCAGACGTTATCGGCCCCTTCGTCAAGAAGAGCGGGATCATGGATAAAGTGAAGCATCACAAACTGATAATTCCGGGTTACGCGGCCGCGGAGAGCGGAGGTCTGGAAGAGGAATTACCCGGCTGGGAGATTATGGTCGGCCCCCGCGAAGGGGCCAATATTCCGGCTTATTTGAAATCTTGGAAACCGTAA